A stretch of Heptranchias perlo isolate sHepPer1 chromosome 36, sHepPer1.hap1, whole genome shotgun sequence DNA encodes these proteins:
- the LOC137303919 gene encoding basic phospholipase A2 Sms-N6-like yields MDRARQPLLVHLFLLNQLMPLLVCHDLQGENAGLRRHYVSRRSVLDIAFVLWCYRNRYQFSIYSVNGYGCYCGKGGDGAPLDDFDSCCFNHDCCYEGALHTSCGKGTNIYFKPNYSLCKLGRAECPEGSDPCSSDLCLCDKQFGECLAIATFREEYSSYQQKFCTEPKRKCPHEEKIDMEEDTRK; encoded by the coding sequence ATGGATCGTGCCAGACAGCCGTTGCTCGTCCACCTCTTTTTACTCAATCAACTGATGCCCCTGCTCGTCTGCCACGACCTGCAGGGAGAGAATGCCGGCCTGCGCCGCCATTACGTGTCGCGGAGGAGCGTGCTGGACATAGCCTTCGTGCTGTGGTGCTACCGCAACCGCTACCAGTTCTCCATTTACAGCGTGAACGGCTACGGCTGCTACTGCGGCAAGGGGGGGGACGGGGCGCCGCTCGACGACTTCGACAGCTGCTGCTTCAATCACGACTGCTGCTACGAGGGGGCGCTCCACACCTCGTGCGGGAAAGGCACCAACATCTACTTCAAGCCCAATTACTCCCTGTGCAAGCTGGGCAGGGCCGAGTGCCCGGAGGGCTCCGACCCATGCTCCAGCGACCTCTGCCTGTGCGACAAGCAGTTCGGCGAGTGTCTGGCGATTGCCACCTTCCGGGAGGAGTACTCCAGCTACCAGCAGAAGTTCTGCACCGAGCCCAAACGCAAGTGCCCGCACGAGGAGAAGATCGACATGGAAGAGGACACCAGGAAATAG